A single region of the Chthoniobacterales bacterium genome encodes:
- a CDS encoding glycosyltransferase family 9 protein → MKSIVAIQLKRIGDLILTLPALEALRKAYPAARISLVIDGDTAGLAPAIRCVDEVLVYKKNALNLRTFSALIFARHDAALDFTGTDRSALLTLLTQATRRVAFQWAEKNAFRSRSYTRFIDSPVRDQHTVDHYLDLLAGVDVAPAPAELHLDLPDSARSHVLDSSYIVIHAGAARAEKYWQPERWAAVIDYCQNEMKLPCVLIGGRSEMEQQAIREIREKTESSFIDMSGKLSLLESAALIADAQLFIGIDSGPSHLAAAAQTPQITLFGSTNPFHWRARHAKSIVLQGGKPNPLTIFDSHSTPGDLNALSTQEVIHAINLLLPIP, encoded by the coding sequence ATGAAATCCATCGTCGCCATTCAGCTCAAGCGGATCGGGGATTTGATCCTCACGCTTCCTGCTTTGGAGGCACTCCGAAAAGCCTATCCGGCAGCGCGTATTTCACTCGTCATCGACGGCGACACCGCTGGACTCGCCCCCGCAATTCGCTGCGTGGACGAGGTGCTGGTTTACAAAAAGAACGCGCTCAACCTGCGGACTTTCAGTGCGCTGATCTTCGCCCGGCACGATGCCGCGCTCGATTTCACGGGGACAGATCGCTCGGCCTTGCTCACGTTGCTGACGCAGGCGACGAGGCGAGTTGCATTCCAATGGGCGGAGAAAAACGCTTTTCGCTCCCGTTCTTATACGCGATTCATCGACTCGCCGGTGCGCGACCAGCATACGGTCGATCATTATCTGGACCTCCTCGCTGGCGTCGATGTCGCTCCGGCTCCAGCGGAGTTGCATCTCGATCTGCCCGATTCCGCCCGGAGTCATGTCCTGGATTCAAGTTACATCGTTATTCACGCCGGAGCTGCGCGGGCGGAGAAATACTGGCAACCCGAGAGATGGGCGGCGGTGATCGATTATTGCCAGAATGAAATGAAACTCCCTTGTGTTTTGATTGGTGGCCGCTCGGAAATGGAGCAGCAGGCGATCCGCGAGATTCGCGAAAAAACTGAGTCGAGTTTCATCGATATGTCCGGGAAATTGAGCCTGCTCGAATCTGCGGCGCTAATCGCAGATGCCCAGCTTTTCATCGGCATCGACTCGGGCCCGAGTCATCTCGCCGCCGCTGCGCAGACGCCGCAGATCACGCTTTTCGGTTCGACCAACCCGTTTCACTGGCGGGCGCGCCATGCGAAGTCCATCGTATTGCAGGGCGGAAAGCCGAATCCGCTCACGATATTCGACTCCCATTCGACTCCGGGGGACCTCAATGCCTTATCGACGCAGGAAGTGATTCATGCGATAAATCTCCTCCTGCCAATTCCCTAA
- a CDS encoding peptidoglycan-binding domain-containing protein: protein MKLPLLPKLLLAGALLTLFSSAAHADSKHGSSHRRPDRFDVHVSNDSDRNRNIRNERIADYQRAQSSRRDYHRGDRRYYGGGGYYRGGYYGYAPYYYSYPRTSVAIGVGTGYYDTEYIGTYRSDDDRPIYRGRQISESTSSSLEISVQRKLAKLGYYSGEIDGDIGPATRRAITRFQRDNDLAQTGRIDRNLVSALGVS, encoded by the coding sequence ATGAAACTACCATTGCTTCCAAAACTCTTGCTGGCGGGAGCGCTCTTGACGCTTTTCTCGTCAGCGGCACACGCAGACTCCAAACATGGCAGCAGCCACCGTCGGCCCGACCGGTTTGACGTCCACGTTTCCAATGACAGCGACCGCAATCGCAACATCCGCAATGAGCGCATCGCCGACTATCAACGCGCCCAGTCATCGCGCCGCGACTACCATCGGGGTGATCGGCGCTACTACGGCGGCGGGGGTTACTATCGCGGCGGCTACTACGGCTACGCTCCATATTATTACAGCTATCCCCGGACTTCGGTCGCCATCGGAGTCGGCACCGGTTACTACGACACCGAATATATCGGCACCTATCGCAGTGACGATGACCGCCCAATCTATCGTGGCCGCCAAATCTCTGAGAGCACCAGTTCTTCACTGGAAATCTCTGTGCAGCGAAAACTGGCCAAGCTGGGTTACTACTCCGGTGAAATTGATGGAGACATCGGCCCTGCGACACGACGTGCGATTACGCGTTTTCAGCGCGATAACGATCTGGCACAGACTGGACGGATCGACCGCAATCTCGTTAGTGCGCTCGGCGTTTCCTAA
- a CDS encoding glycosyltransferase family 4 protein, giving the protein MRIGLVRRGYSPAGGAESYLRGFAQAALAAGHETVFFCSPEWQDWAFGEMIRVAGKSPRAFSDQLAALRPKEKCDVLFSLERVSQCDFYRAGDGVHAAWLKRRAEFESPLRRLTFAFNPKHRALLRLEKESITGARCVIANSEMVRREIAENYGSSIRVEVVRNGIDPLKWAVPSECREALRKRFELQPNDRVAVFVGSGWERKGLRFAIAAAREAGCILLVSGKGHAESFHAPQVRFLGPTDQVADVLHAADAFILPTIYDPFSNATLEALAAGLPIITTTANGVSEILDPESDGTAVTSPGDVSALAAALKRWLPDQNTAIRQSHGSRFTLERNFAETLRIIES; this is encoded by the coding sequence ATGCGCATAGGACTCGTCCGTCGCGGCTATTCACCGGCGGGCGGAGCGGAAAGTTACCTGCGCGGCTTCGCCCAGGCGGCGCTCGCGGCGGGACACGAGACGGTCTTTTTTTGCTCGCCCGAGTGGCAGGATTGGGCGTTTGGAGAAATGATTCGAGTCGCGGGGAAATCGCCGCGCGCCTTCTCCGATCAACTCGCCGCGCTGCGTCCGAAGGAAAAATGCGACGTGCTTTTCAGCCTGGAACGCGTCTCGCAATGCGACTTTTACCGCGCCGGCGATGGCGTGCACGCGGCCTGGCTGAAGCGCCGGGCGGAGTTTGAGTCGCCTCTGCGCCGACTCACGTTTGCGTTCAATCCAAAGCATCGCGCACTTCTGCGACTGGAAAAAGAAAGCATCACCGGCGCTCGTTGTGTGATCGCAAACTCCGAAATGGTCCGCCGCGAAATCGCCGAAAACTACGGGAGTTCCATTCGAGTGGAAGTCGTCCGCAACGGCATCGATCCGCTGAAATGGGCCGTGCCGTCGGAGTGTCGGGAAGCGTTGCGGAAACGATTCGAGTTGCAGCCGAATGATCGCGTCGCCGTCTTCGTCGGCTCGGGCTGGGAACGCAAAGGCCTGCGTTTCGCCATCGCTGCGGCGCGTGAAGCGGGCTGCATTCTATTAGTGAGCGGAAAAGGACACGCGGAAAGTTTCCACGCGCCGCAAGTCCGTTTTCTCGGGCCTACCGATCAAGTTGCCGACGTGCTGCACGCAGCGGACGCGTTCATTTTGCCGACGATTTATGATCCGTTTTCCAATGCGACTTTGGAAGCATTGGCCGCCGGATTGCCAATCATCACGACCACCGCGAACGGCGTTTCCGAAATCCTCGATCCAGAGTCGGATGGAACTGCCGTCACGTCTCCCGGCGACGTTTCCGCCTTGGCCGCCGCCTTAAAACGCTGGCTGCCAGATCAAAACACAGCGATCCGCCAGTCGCATGGAAGTCGCTTCACCCTCGAACGCAACTTCGCCGAAACGCTACGCATCATCGAATCATGA
- the metH gene encoding methionine synthase, translating into MHPLAHLLQERVVIIDGAMGTTIQQYGLTEEQFRGERFKNWVGKDQHGKEIRFVKGNNELLNLTQPQIIEEIHRRYFEAGADIAETNTFNGQFISLADYGMESLAYELAFAGAQCARRAADAVMAAQPGRLCFVAGALGPTTKTSSISTDVNDASARGTNWDELVAAYGEQTRALLDGGVDILLVETIFDTLNAKAAFFAIQQILDERGLSPVPFGTTKHAENAIPLMASVTFIQKGGTRGVTGQTVEAFWNSISHVPLLSVGMNCALGPEEMRPLIEELAAVAPIYVSVYPNAGLPNPLLPTGFPETPESLAPQLAEWGRTGLYNIVGGCCGTTPPHIEKIATAVKGIAPRQIPGSARVSRVLAGVSPGSSENVSGETPETARETRALPREESPRPLRLSGIDALTIDGSTNFVNIGERANVTGSPKFAKLILNEKYEDAVAVARHQVENGAQIIDVNMDEGMLDGAAAMTKFLNYIMTEPEIARVPVMVDSSKWSVIEAGLKCIQGKGIVNSISLKEGEEKFLQSARLIRRYGAATVVMAFDEQGQADSFARKIEICERSYRLLVDKVGFPPEDIIFDPNILTVATGLEEHNNYAVDFIETCRWIKANLPHARISGGISNISFSFRGNNPVREAMHSAFLYHAIRAGLDMGIVNAGMLEVYSDIPADLLELVEDVILNRRPDATERLVNFAETVKAKGKVEAVVSEWRNGPVEDRLSHALVKGIVEFIDADVEEARGKYERPLHIIEGPLMAGMSIVGDLFGAGKMFLPQIMKSARVMKKAVAYLLPFMEAEKRPGDRAQGKVLMATVKGDVHDIGKNIVGVVLACNNYEVIDMGVMVPCDQILAKAKEIGADIVGLSGLITPSLDEMIHVAQEMQRQGFTQPLLIGGATTSKAHTAVKIAAHYPGNVIHVLDASRAVGVVSSLLNDQQSAAYKTNVLAEYQTLRSEHANKSKDRKSLTWPQAKQNRLELDWKNYVPPKPAFLGLRVLSTDPQFLPEGGRCDCGVPHHHDGLISLEDLVPFIDWSPFFHTWELRGRYPAIFDDPVVGEECKTLFADAQKLLKRIVKEKLFTARAVYGFWPANSTGEDIVLHTDETRLETLATLHCLRQQMQKPAGQKNHSLADYVAPNGVDYIGGFGVSIHGADEVADIYKAELDDYNAIIVKALADRLAEAFAEYLHAQARRDWGFGKTENLTSEDLIREKYQGIRPAPGYPACPDHTEKTTLFELLQAPKNAGVILTESMAMHPGAAVSGLYFSHPEAKYFAVGKIEDDQVADYAERKGQKKDWVERWLSPNLAYDP; encoded by the coding sequence ATGCATCCACTCGCCCACCTTCTCCAAGAACGTGTCGTCATCATCGATGGCGCGATGGGGACGACCATTCAGCAATACGGGCTGACCGAGGAGCAATTTCGCGGCGAGCGGTTTAAGAATTGGGTTGGCAAGGACCAACATGGGAAGGAAATTCGCTTCGTCAAAGGCAACAACGAGCTGCTCAACCTCACCCAGCCGCAGATCATTGAGGAGATTCACCGGCGTTATTTCGAGGCCGGAGCGGACATCGCGGAGACGAATACCTTTAACGGGCAGTTCATTTCGCTGGCCGATTATGGAATGGAATCGCTGGCTTACGAACTGGCGTTTGCCGGTGCCCAATGCGCCCGCCGCGCCGCCGATGCTGTGATGGCCGCGCAACCCGGTCGCCTGTGTTTTGTGGCAGGCGCGCTCGGGCCGACGACGAAGACGAGTTCCATTTCGACGGACGTGAACGACGCCTCGGCGCGCGGCACGAATTGGGATGAACTCGTGGCCGCGTATGGCGAGCAGACTCGCGCGCTACTCGATGGCGGCGTGGACATCCTGCTGGTGGAAACGATTTTCGACACGTTGAACGCCAAGGCGGCGTTTTTTGCGATCCAGCAGATCTTGGATGAGCGAGGGCTAAGTCCGGTTCCGTTTGGAACCACGAAGCACGCGGAAAATGCGATCCCGCTGATGGCGTCGGTGACCTTCATCCAAAAAGGCGGCACGCGTGGGGTCACGGGGCAGACGGTCGAGGCGTTTTGGAACTCGATTTCCCACGTGCCGCTGCTGAGCGTCGGGATGAATTGTGCGCTCGGACCCGAGGAGATGAGGCCGCTGATTGAGGAATTGGCTGCCGTGGCGCCGATTTATGTGAGCGTTTATCCGAATGCCGGCCTGCCGAACCCATTGCTGCCGACGGGCTTTCCCGAGACGCCAGAATCCCTTGCGCCACAACTCGCCGAGTGGGGTCGCACCGGCCTCTATAATATAGTGGGCGGCTGCTGCGGGACGACTCCACCGCATATCGAAAAAATCGCGACTGCGGTGAAGGGCATCGCTCCGAGGCAAATCCCCGGGAGCGCACGCGTCTCGCGTGTTCTTGCCGGCGTCTCGCCGGGAAGCTCTGAAAATGTCTCCGGCGAGACGCCGGAGACTGCACGCGAGACGCGTGCGCTCCCGAGAGAAGAGTCCCCTCGCCCACTTCGTTTGTCCGGCATCGACGCATTGACCATTGATGGCTCGACCAATTTCGTGAACATCGGCGAGCGCGCCAACGTCACGGGTTCCCCGAAGTTTGCCAAACTCATCCTCAACGAGAAATACGAAGACGCCGTCGCGGTGGCGCGTCATCAAGTCGAAAACGGTGCGCAGATTATCGACGTCAACATGGACGAAGGGATGCTCGATGGCGCGGCGGCGATGACGAAGTTTCTCAATTACATCATGACCGAGCCCGAGATCGCGCGCGTGCCGGTGATGGTCGATTCGTCGAAATGGAGCGTGATTGAGGCCGGGTTGAAGTGCATTCAGGGCAAGGGAATCGTTAACTCGATCTCGCTAAAAGAGGGCGAGGAAAAGTTCCTCCAATCAGCTCGTCTGATTCGCCGATACGGGGCGGCGACCGTCGTGATGGCCTTTGACGAACAGGGTCAGGCGGACTCGTTTGCGCGGAAGATCGAAATTTGTGAGCGAAGTTACAGGCTACTCGTGGACAAGGTCGGATTCCCGCCCGAAGACATCATTTTTGACCCAAACATTCTAACGGTCGCGACCGGGCTGGAGGAGCACAACAATTACGCGGTCGATTTCATTGAGACCTGTCGGTGGATCAAGGCGAACCTTCCCCACGCGCGAATCAGCGGCGGCATTTCCAATATTTCGTTCTCGTTTCGCGGCAACAATCCGGTGCGCGAGGCGATGCATTCAGCGTTTCTCTACCACGCGATTCGAGCCGGACTCGACATGGGAATCGTCAACGCCGGGATGCTGGAAGTTTACAGCGACATTCCCGCCGATTTGCTGGAACTCGTCGAGGACGTGATCCTGAATCGCCGCCCCGATGCGACCGAGCGGCTGGTCAATTTTGCCGAAACGGTGAAGGCCAAGGGCAAGGTAGAGGCGGTGGTCAGCGAATGGCGCAACGGCCCCGTCGAGGACCGGCTGAGTCACGCGCTGGTGAAGGGAATCGTGGAATTTATCGACGCCGATGTGGAGGAGGCGCGCGGGAAATACGAGCGTCCGCTGCATATCATTGAAGGTCCGCTCATGGCCGGAATGAGCATCGTCGGCGACCTCTTCGGAGCCGGGAAAATGTTTCTCCCGCAAATAATGAAATCGGCCCGCGTGATGAAAAAAGCCGTGGCGTATTTGCTGCCGTTTATGGAAGCCGAGAAGCGTCCGGGCGATCGCGCCCAAGGAAAAGTGCTCATGGCCACGGTCAAGGGCGATGTCCACGACATTGGCAAAAACATCGTCGGAGTCGTGCTGGCTTGTAACAATTACGAGGTGATCGACATGGGCGTGATGGTGCCCTGCGACCAGATTTTGGCAAAGGCGAAGGAGATCGGGGCGGACATTGTGGGCTTGAGCGGATTGATCACGCCGTCGCTGGACGAGATGATTCATGTCGCGCAAGAGATGCAGCGCCAGGGGTTTACGCAGCCGCTTTTGATCGGTGGCGCGACGACGAGCAAGGCGCACACGGCGGTGAAAATCGCGGCTCATTATCCAGGAAACGTGATCCATGTTTTAGACGCTTCTCGCGCGGTCGGCGTGGTCAGCAGTCTGCTCAACGACCAGCAATCGGCGGCTTACAAAACCAACGTGCTGGCCGAATATCAGACGCTGCGCAGCGAGCACGCGAACAAGAGCAAGGACCGCAAGTCGCTCACTTGGCCGCAGGCAAAACAGAATCGACTGGAACTCGACTGGAAAAATTATGTGCCGCCGAAGCCAGCGTTTCTCGGGCTGCGCGTGCTGAGCACCGACCCGCAGTTTTTGCCGGAAGGAGGACGATGCGATTGTGGCGTGCCGCATCATCACGATGGGCTGATCTCGCTGGAAGACCTCGTGCCGTTCATCGATTGGTCGCCATTTTTCCACACGTGGGAATTGCGCGGGCGTTACCCGGCGATCTTCGACGACCCGGTGGTGGGCGAGGAATGCAAGACGCTTTTCGCCGACGCGCAGAAGCTTCTAAAGCGGATTGTGAAGGAGAAACTTTTCACCGCGCGTGCCGTTTACGGCTTCTGGCCCGCGAACTCGACCGGCGAGGACATCGTGCTCCATACGGATGAAACTCGACTGGAAACTTTGGCGACCTTGCATTGTCTGCGTCAGCAAATGCAGAAGCCGGCAGGTCAGAAAAATCATTCTCTGGCCGATTACGTCGCGCCAAACGGAGTGGACTACATCGGAGGCTTTGGCGTTTCCATTCATGGCGCGGATGAAGTTGCCGACATCTACAAGGCCGAGCTCGACGACTACAACGCGATCATAGTCAAGGCTCTGGCCGATCGTCTGGCGGAGGCGTTTGCCGAATATCTCCACGCGCAAGCGAGACGCGATTGGGGTTTTGGAAAGACGGAGAACCTGACCAGCGAGGATCTCATTCGCGAAAAATACCAAGGCATTCGTCCGGCTCCGGGCTATCCCGCCTGCCCCGATCACACGGAGAAGACGACTTTGTTTGAGTTATTGCAGGCACCTAAAAATGCGGGGGTTATTCTCACCGAAAGCATGGCGATGCACCCCGGCGCCGCAGTGAGCGGACTCTACTTTTCGCATCCGGAGGCCAAGTATTTCGCCGTGGGCAAAATCGAAGACGACCAAGTCGCGGATTACGCCGAGCGCAAAGGGCAAAAAAAAGATTGGGTGGAGCGCTGGCTCTCACCCAATCTTGCTTACGATCCTTGA
- a CDS encoding PAS domain S-box protein, which translates to MSRPLNVLLVEDVEDDALLVRRALRAGGFEPEIQRVETREAMTQALTKKNWDVVISDFSMPKFSGPEALEVLRETALDVPFIVVSGTIGEDIAVSMMKNGVQDYMVKGQLARLTPAVERELKEAELRRQKRQAESELHERELLFRSAFDSSALGMSLVGKNGRFLQVNQKLCQITGYNEAELLERSFIDITHPDDQEASWKAFNDGLAARSSGLHIEKRYLHKSGRVVWIALAAAVVPDDQTYPLYFIIQVQDITERKEAERKISEQAALLEHARDAILVMDMNQQIVYWNKGAERLYGWSAEEALGKRAGELFASDNSPSHETSQRRMLETGEWTGELQQRTKNGREIIVESRRTLMRDEKDQGKSILIINTDISERKRVALALAESEERFRQLAEQSSDGFWFVQREPERILYVSPAIERLWGVAAEKIYENASVWWSAIHVEDQARAREAFAACLKGNAARFESEFRVVRPDGSIGWVHSSGTPIRDAAGDILRIGGLCRDITERKETEGQMLRAQRMESIGTLAGGVAHDLNNALAPILMVCELMQTRYPDSTDMIDTIEASAQRGADMVKQLLTFAKGIDGKRLLIQPEQLLEEIAKFVSTTFPKNIVLKTDFAEKLQPVTGDATQLHQVLLNLCVNARDSMPDGGTLTIRAETVEVDTLYAQAVPEAKPGSYTVWRIQDTGTGIPPDVLDRIFEPFFSTKGPDKGTGLGLSTTIGIVQSHGGFVRVYSIVGTGTTFAVYLPVSRDADETSETPTKNNYRDFHGNNQTILVVDDDVGVRECLRAVLTALQFKVVCASDGTAALLLITECWTELCGVITDLHMPGMDGLAFVRLLREKLPQANVLVTSGRLDDDAIREFHSLGVKAMLDKPFTHAKLVEKLKATFMV; encoded by the coding sequence ATGAGTCGGCCCCTGAATGTGTTGCTGGTGGAGGATGTGGAGGACGACGCCCTCCTGGTGCGCCGTGCGTTGCGGGCCGGTGGTTTCGAGCCGGAAATCCAGCGCGTGGAGACGAGAGAGGCGATGACCCAGGCGCTGACGAAAAAAAACTGGGACGTGGTGATCAGCGATTTTTCGATGCCGAAATTCAGCGGCCCGGAAGCGTTGGAAGTCCTCCGGGAAACGGCGCTGGACGTGCCGTTCATCGTCGTCTCCGGAACCATTGGTGAGGACATTGCCGTGTCGATGATGAAAAACGGCGTGCAGGATTACATGGTCAAAGGCCAGCTCGCGCGCCTGACGCCCGCAGTGGAGCGGGAATTAAAAGAGGCGGAGTTGCGTCGGCAAAAACGGCAGGCCGAGAGCGAATTGCACGAGAGGGAGTTGTTGTTCCGAAGCGCGTTTGATTCGTCCGCTTTGGGGATGTCGCTAGTCGGTAAAAATGGGCGTTTTCTCCAGGTCAACCAGAAGCTTTGCCAGATTACCGGCTACAATGAGGCGGAACTTTTGGAGCGGAGTTTCATTGATATCACGCACCCCGACGACCAGGAGGCGAGTTGGAAGGCATTCAACGACGGATTAGCCGCTCGAAGTTCTGGTCTGCACATAGAAAAACGCTACCTGCATAAAAGTGGCCGCGTCGTCTGGATCGCTCTCGCTGCCGCCGTGGTGCCGGATGATCAAACGTATCCCCTTTATTTTATCATTCAGGTTCAGGACATTACCGAACGAAAAGAGGCGGAAAGGAAGATCAGTGAACAGGCGGCGCTCCTCGAGCACGCGCGCGACGCAATCCTCGTGATGGATATGAATCAGCAGATTGTTTATTGGAACAAGGGTGCGGAGCGGCTCTACGGCTGGTCTGCCGAGGAGGCCCTGGGCAAGCGGGCCGGGGAACTCTTTGCCAGTGATAACTCCCCAAGTCACGAGACGAGCCAGCGACGGATGTTGGAGACCGGAGAATGGACAGGCGAGCTTCAGCAGAGAACGAAGAACGGACGCGAAATCATTGTGGAGAGCCGGCGCACGCTGATGCGTGACGAAAAGGACCAGGGCAAATCCATTCTCATCATCAACACCGACATCTCTGAGCGAAAGCGGGTTGCGCTGGCCTTGGCCGAGAGCGAGGAACGTTTCCGGCAGCTCGCCGAACAGAGCAGCGACGGCTTCTGGTTTGTGCAACGCGAGCCGGAGCGCATCCTCTACGTCAGCCCGGCGATCGAGCGTCTGTGGGGTGTTGCAGCGGAGAAAATTTACGAGAATGCCAGCGTGTGGTGGTCAGCGATTCACGTCGAGGATCAGGCGCGCGCCCGGGAGGCGTTTGCCGCCTGCCTGAAAGGAAACGCCGCACGATTCGAGTCGGAATTTCGTGTCGTCCGGCCCGATGGGAGCATCGGCTGGGTGCATAGCAGCGGCACGCCGATACGCGATGCCGCCGGCGACATTCTCCGAATCGGCGGGCTCTGTCGCGACATCACAGAACGCAAGGAAACGGAGGGACAGATGCTGCGCGCGCAACGCATGGAAAGCATCGGCACGCTCGCTGGCGGAGTTGCGCACGACTTAAACAACGCGCTGGCACCGATCCTGATGGTTTGTGAATTAATGCAAACTCGCTACCCAGATTCGACCGACATGATCGACACGATCGAAGCTAGCGCACAACGCGGAGCCGACATGGTGAAGCAGTTGCTCACATTCGCGAAAGGCATCGACGGCAAGCGTCTGCTCATTCAGCCCGAGCAATTGCTGGAGGAAATCGCAAAATTCGTCAGCACCACATTTCCAAAAAACATCGTCCTCAAGACCGACTTCGCCGAAAAACTGCAACCCGTCACTGGCGACGCGACTCAGTTGCATCAGGTTCTGCTCAATCTCTGCGTTAACGCCCGCGACTCCATGCCCGATGGCGGCACCCTTACCATTCGTGCTGAAACCGTGGAAGTCGATACGCTCTACGCGCAAGCCGTGCCCGAGGCCAAACCCGGCAGCTACACCGTGTGGCGCATTCAAGACACCGGCACCGGCATTCCACCGGACGTGCTGGACAGAATTTTTGAGCCATTTTTTAGCACCAAAGGCCCGGACAAAGGCACCGGTCTCGGCCTTTCAACGACCATCGGCATCGTCCAGAGCCATGGCGGATTTGTGCGGGTTTATTCCATCGTGGGCACGGGAACGACCTTCGCCGTTTACCTGCCTGTCTCACGCGATGCCGATGAGACGTCCGAAACTCCAACGAAAAACAACTACCGCGACTTCCATGGCAACAACCAGACGATCCTCGTCGTGGACGATGATGTCGGGGTGCGTGAATGTCTGCGAGCGGTGCTGACCGCGCTCCAATTTAAAGTGGTCTGCGCGAGCGATGGCACTGCCGCCCTGCTACTCATTACGGAGTGCTGGACGGAACTTTGCGGAGTGATCACCGACCTGCACATGCCGGGGATGGACGGGCTAGCCTTTGTGCGTTTGCTGCGCGAGAAACTTCCGCAGGCAAACGTTCTCGTCACTAGCGGACGCCTCGACGACGACGCGATCCGGGAGTTTCATAGCCTCGGCGTCAAAGCCATGCTGGACAAGCCGTTCACTCACGCAAAACTGGTGGAGAAACTGAAGGCGACCTTCATGGTTTGA
- a CDS encoding glycosyltransferase family 4 protein, whose protein sequence is MPDFQPKNVFYATSARLGGVGLDTVALESVAGLYEAGVLGKALAYENRQMRVPADKIQTMRGAPVKLLSGLRRDYYYGAKKHYADWVASRTLARGEFDAFHGWSGDALRTLRVAKGRGVPSLLEIPTWHRNKGKIKPAITKSERERDRAAWPQSWLNQLLITRQHVMEEYELADLILVLSEKAAETFLVQGVPEEKLFRFSRGVDPVRFAPPEQRPEKLRFLFVGALIQRKGVHVLLEAWKKLALPNAELVLVGSLHAEIEPYLQQFKTDSVRLAGFAGSVEESYRSAHIHVFPSECEGSAKVTYEAAACGLAQITTRESGDVVIDGLNGLIIPPNNVDALVAAMGKLAADPDLVARMGAAGRERILENFTWRHFRQRLLEAHRVAWQRVHG, encoded by the coding sequence ATGCCCGATTTTCAGCCAAAAAACGTTTTTTACGCCACGAGCGCGCGGCTGGGCGGGGTCGGTCTGGACACCGTGGCGCTGGAAAGTGTCGCCGGTTTGTATGAGGCTGGCGTGCTCGGGAAGGCGCTCGCTTACGAAAACCGCCAGATGCGTGTGCCGGCCGACAAAATCCAGACGATGCGCGGCGCGCCAGTGAAATTGCTCTCGGGTCTGCGGCGCGACTATTACTATGGCGCGAAGAAACATTACGCCGACTGGGTGGCGAGCCGGACGCTGGCACGAGGGGAGTTTGATGCGTTTCACGGCTGGTCGGGCGACGCATTGCGGACGTTGCGCGTGGCGAAGGGGAGGGGAGTGCCATCGTTATTGGAGATTCCGACCTGGCATCGCAACAAGGGAAAAATCAAACCCGCCATTACCAAATCCGAGCGCGAACGCGACCGGGCCGCCTGGCCGCAAAGCTGGTTGAATCAGTTACTCATCACCCGCCAACACGTCATGGAGGAATACGAATTGGCCGACCTGATCCTCGTTTTATCCGAAAAAGCCGCCGAGACGTTTCTGGTCCAGGGCGTGCCGGAGGAGAAACTTTTTCGCTTCTCGCGCGGGGTCGATCCGGTGCGATTCGCGCCGCCCGAGCAGCGTCCGGAAAAGCTGCGCTTCCTCTTTGTCGGCGCACTGATCCAGCGGAAAGGCGTCCACGTTTTGCTGGAAGCTTGGAAAAAACTCGCGCTGCCGAACGCCGAACTCGTCCTCGTCGGCTCGCTCCATGCCGAGATCGAACCCTATCTCCAGCAGTTCAAAACGGACTCCGTGCGGCTCGCAGGATTCGCCGGCAGCGTGGAAGAAAGCTACCGCTCGGCGCACATCCACGTCTTCCCGTCCGAATGCGAGGGCAGCGCCAAAGTCACCTACGAAGCCGCCGCCTGCGGGCTGGCGCAAATCACCACGCGCGAGTCGGGCGATGTCGTGATCGACGGCTTGAATGGCCTCATCATTCCTCCAAACAACGTCGATGCGCTCGTCGCCGCGATGGGAAAACTGGCTGCCGACCCCGATCTCGTCGCCCGCATGGGAGCCGCCGGGCGCGAGCGCATTTTGGAGAATTTCACCTGGCGCCACTTCCGCCAGCGGCTTCTGGAAGCCCATCGCGTGGCCTGGCAGCGCGTCCACGGATGA